One Solea senegalensis isolate Sse05_10M linkage group LG21, IFAPA_SoseM_1, whole genome shotgun sequence DNA segment encodes these proteins:
- the prkab1a gene encoding 5'-AMP-activated protein kinase subunit beta-1a, whose protein sequence is MGNTSSERAAMGHGEKAHRRDSRGMKEGERPKILMDSPEDADIFHGEDMKAPLEKDEFLAWQQDLEADDKVPTLDRPTVFRWIGDGKEVYLSGSFNNWANKIPLTRSQNTFVAIVDLPEGEHQYKFYVDGQWTHDPAEPITTSQLGTVNNIIQVKKTDFEVFDALMVDSQKCSDMSDLSSSPPGPYHQDAYVPKQEEKFKSPPILPPHLLQVILNKDTGISCDPALLPEPNHVMLNHLYALSIKDGVMVLSATHRYKKKYVTTLLYKPI, encoded by the exons ATGGGGAACACGAGCAGTGAGAGGGCTGCGATGGGCCATGGCGAGAAGGCTCACCGGAGGGACAGCCGAGGaatgaaggagggagagaggccAAAGATCCTGATGGACAGTCCCGAAGATGCTGATATATTTCATGGTGAAGATATGAAA gctCCTTTAGAGAAAGATGAGTTTCTTGCATGGCAGCAAGACTTAGAAGCTGACGATAAAGTGCCAACTTTAGACCGACCGACCGTCTTTCGCTGGATTGGAGATGGTAAGGAGGTCTACCTCTCTGGATCCTTCAACAACTGGGCCAACAAGATTCCCCTTACTCGAAG TCAGAACACCTTTGTGGCCATCGTGGATCTGCCTGAGGGGGAGCATCAGTACAAGTTTTATGTGGACGGCCAGTGGACCCATGACCCAGCTGAG CCGATCACCACCAGTCAGCTCGGCACCGTCAACAACATCATCCAGGTGAAGAAAACCGACTTTGAGGTGTTTGATGCTCTGATGGTGGACTCGCAGAAATGCTCTGACATGTCAG ACCTCTCCAGTTCTCCTCCTGGACCTTATCATCAGGACGCCTATGTTCCAAAACAGGAGGAGAAGTTTAAGTCTCCGCCCATACTCCCGCCACATTTGCTGCAGGTCATCCTCAACAAAGACACCGGGATTTCT TGTGACCCAGCTTTACTCCCAGAACCCAACCATGTCATGCTCAACCACCTCTACGCTCTCTCCATTAAG GACGGCGTGATGGTGCTCAGTGCGACACATCGCTACAAGAAGAAGTATGTCACCACTTTGCTGTACAAGCCTATATAA
- the LOC122758687 gene encoding phospholipase A2-like, with translation MPGWSTAVLYKESSGAHREKTSAAEVLTVTMKTLQALTLLAVGLFVAQGSEENSLHQFRQMILCVLPNSWPIWDYADYGCYCGLGGCGTPVDDLDRCCQVHDNCYGEAEKVAECNFYQYPYNTLYKYQCDKENKTITCNSDNGKCAMFVCECDRKAAECFSRSHYNPKHKHLPKERCHC, from the exons ATGCCAGGGTGGAGCACGGCGGTGCTTTATAAAGAGAGCAGCGGAGCTCACAGAGAGAAGACATCTGCAGCTGAAGTTCTGACTGTCACGATGAAAACCCTCCAGGCTCTGACTCTCCTGGCTGTGGGCCTCTTTGTCG CCCAGGGTTCAGAGGAGAATTCACTCCACCAGTTCAGACAAATGATCCTGTGCGTGTTGCCGAACAGCTGGCCTATTTGGGACTACGCCGACTACGGCTGCTACTGTGGACTAGGAGGCTGCGGAACACCTGTGGATGATCTGGACAG GTGCTGCCAAGTGCACGACAACTGTTACGGAGAAGCTGAGAAAGTGGCTGAATGCAACTTCTACCAATATCCTTACAACACGCTCTACAAGTACCagtgtgacaaagaaaacaagaccaTCACCTGCAACA GCGACAACGGTAAATGTGCGATGTTCGTCTGCGAGTGTGACAGGAAGGCTGCAGAGTGCTTCTCCAGATCTCACTACAATCCCAAACACAAGCACCTGCCCAAGGAGCGGTGCCATTGTTAA
- the LOC122758688 gene encoding phospholipase A2-like — translation MKTFQTLILVAVVGLSLAHIRNKRSIPQFMEMIACVMPEGRTVMEHNNYGCYCGYGGQGTPVDDMDRCCQEHDNCYENTRSMVDGCHPIFDNPYTELYSFCCKRNVITCGCGNDNCEATLCECDKKAAECFARTPIIEKYKDMSRENC, via the exons ATGAAAACCTTCCAGACTCTGATCCTCGTGGCTGTGGTGGGCCTCTCTCTTG CCCACATAAGGAACAAGAGGTCAATCCCCCAGTTCATGGAAATGATCGCCTGTGTGATGCCAGAGGGTCGGACTGTTATGGAGCACAACAACTATGGTTGCTACTGTGGCTATGGAGGCCAGGGAACACCTGTGGATGACATGGATAG GTGCTGCCAAGAACATGACAATTGCTACGAAAACACAAGGTCGATGGTTGATGGTTGTCACCCTATTTTCGACAACCCTTACACCGAGTTGTACAGCTTCTGCTGCAAACGCAATGTGATCACCTGCGGCT GTGGAAACGACAACTGTGAGGCGACCCTCTGTGAATGTGACAAGAAGGCCGCTGAGTGTTTTGCCAGAACACCAATCATCGAGAAATACAAGGACATGTCCAGAGAAAACTGTTAG